A genomic stretch from Anopheles coustani chromosome X unlocalized genomic scaffold, idAnoCousDA_361_x.2 X_unloc_1, whole genome shotgun sequence includes:
- the LOC131269834 gene encoding polynucleotide 5'-hydroxyl-kinase NOL9-like → METPEQEAMETPEQEAKETVPIEADVKTNGKQKENEDDSSSYTDEEVEREVGEDVKDCADPDVDEPEHTKFYRFYNAIDKRMTLAVLKNHIYFYGYLAVQALFGQVEIMGYRLETAEARTVTAARGYNAVSLITLPSPESLNKAAFKNVLQKLRPHFIDIDMDEPDGSTSLPVICNYLDDFNLFPTPISLGVQSPFSQTQQLLEVELLPPDVTKVRSVPLFQKNSIWDKVQLRKSSRLMVIGGKDAGKSTLCQFLTNRHIREFGRIVLLDLDIGQPFVHLPETLNVSVLTDPILGVGYFAKAEPPSQCLLFGSVNVVSSPVLYIKNVQQLVEHCEANAELKDVPWIVNTMGYTTGFGEELMAALIHLVQPTELIQLRIPRSVKVSNNYEHVHTDKDVQAYKLNILFDEIAAHLRKGYQLQYRFRKISVKYERPAAPLTSVKRRTLSVMTKVILILNDETEWFTDVKPVWF, encoded by the exons ATGGAAACTCCAGAACAGGAGGCTATGGAAACTCCTGAACAGGAGGCTAAGGAAACGGTTCCGATCGAAGCGGACGTGAAAACCAACGGCAAGCAGAAGGAGAATGAGGATGACTCGTCATCATACACCGACGAGGAAGTTGAGAGAGAGGTGGGAGAGGATGTGAAGGATTGTGCAGACCCGGATGTGGATGAGCCAGAGCATACTAAATTTTATCGCTTCTACAATGCCATTGACAAGCGGATGACGCTCGCGGTTTTGAAGAATCACATTTACTTCTACGGATACTTGGCCGTGCAGGCACTGTTCGGTCAGGTAGAAATAATGGGCTACCGGTTGGAAACGGCCGAGGCAAGAACGGTCACTGCCGCGCGTGGCTACAATGCGGTCAGTCTCATTACATTGCCATCGCCGGAATCGTTAAATAAGGCCGCGTTCAAGAATGTCCTGCAGAAGTTAAGACCCCATTTCATCGATATCGACATGGACG AGCCGGACGGAAGCACCTCGCTGCCTGTGATCTGTAACTACCTCGACGATTTCAATCTATTCCCGACCCCGATCTCGCTCGGCGTCCAATCGCCCTTCAGCCAAACGCAGCAGCTCTTGGAGGTGGAATTGCTGCCTCCCGACGTTACAAAGGTTCGCTCCGTTCCGCTCTTCCAGAAGAATTCGATCTGGGACAAGGTGCAGCTTCGCAAGTCCAGCCGATTGATGGTGATCGGAGGCAAAGATGCCGGCAAATCGACCCTCTGTCAGTTCCTAACCAACCGGCACATCCGAGAGTTCGGACGTATCGTGTTGCTCGACCTGGACATCGGGCAGCCGTTTGTTCACCTGCCGGAAACGCTCAATGTGAGTGTGCTGACGGATCCGATCCTTGGGGTGGGATACTTTGCAAAAGCTGAACCGCCTTCGCAATGCCTACTGTTCGGAAGCGTCAACGTTGTATCCTCCCCAGTGTTGTACATTAAAAATGTGCAACAATTGGTAGAGCACTGCGAGGCAAATGCCGAACTGAAGGACGTACCGTGGATCGTCAACACGATGGGATACACTACCGGATTCGGCGAAGAACTGATGGCGGCCCTCATCCATCTGGTGCAGCCCACGGAGCTGATACAGCTTCGAATTCCGCGCTCGGTGAAAGTGTCCAATAACTACGAACACGTGCATACGGACAAAGACGTTCAGGCTTACaagttaaacattttgttcgACGAAATTGCTGCGCATCTGCGAAAGGGGTATCAGTTGCAGTACCGGTTTCGTAAAATCAGTGTTAAGTATGAGCGGCCTGCAGCTCCATTGACTAGCGTCAAACGTCGAACGCTGTCCGTCATGACCAAggtgattttaattttgaacgaTGAAACGGAATGGTTTACCGACGTTAAACCTGTCTGGTTCTAG